In a genomic window of Blastocatellia bacterium:
- a CDS encoding Spy/CpxP family protein refolding chaperone: MRTILGIIAAGGIIGGCLLGWSRATAVLAGQAGRPTKATEQLRSRTGVDRPAPVPAERPEAPGPLQEQSLLAQPQAQTPVLNRMAIIRLLNLSPEQLRRIQDVRRRLGPHLEKARQEVEDRRDALREATYGETFNPSLVEQRLRELIEAQSELIRLETQLEIEFRNVLTPEQLAEFRKIRDEELAIRRMRREARERERRLQERLRRALQRPPQM, encoded by the coding sequence ATGCGAACGATACTCGGTATCATTGCCGCTGGTGGAATCATCGGCGGTTGCCTTTTGGGGTGGTCCCGGGCAACAGCGGTTCTCGCTGGGCAGGCCGGGCGACCAACGAAGGCGACCGAGCAACTGCGATCGCGAACGGGTGTGGATCGCCCTGCTCCGGTTCCGGCCGAGCGCCCGGAAGCGCCAGGTCCCCTGCAGGAGCAAAGTTTGCTCGCGCAACCACAGGCCCAGACTCCGGTGCTCAATCGTATGGCGATCATTCGCCTGCTCAATCTCTCACCGGAGCAACTACGACGCATCCAGGACGTTCGCCGACGTCTCGGCCCCCATCTCGAGAAAGCCCGTCAAGAGGTGGAGGATCGCCGGGATGCTCTCCGCGAAGCCACCTATGGCGAAACATTCAATCCCTCCCTCGTCGAACAACGCCTTCGAGAGCTGATCGAGGCGCAAAGCGAACTGATTCGCCTGGAGACTCAACTGGAGATTGAATTTCGCAACGTGCTGACTCCCGAACAGCTCGCCGAGTTCCGCAAGATTCGAGACGAAGAACTCGCCATTCGTCGCATGCGTCGGGAAGCCCGCGAGCGAGAACGGCGGCTTCAGGAGCGGTTGCGACGGGCACTTCAGCGACCGCCGCAGATGTAG